A window of the Eretmochelys imbricata isolate rEreImb1 chromosome 7, rEreImb1.hap1, whole genome shotgun sequence genome harbors these coding sequences:
- the FAM89B gene encoding leucine repeat adapter protein 25 → MNGLQPPQDCLGGNVCSIEGLPPLPKGLSGILNSSGGSWREIEKVYSKKTRIQDDLSKSRVASEKLLRSKPANLDSALAMLRKEMVGLRQLDMSLLCQLWSLYESIQEYKGLFQDMSSSLHSEGSYAAENGFSDEDDEFEVEPPGPDVRKETPLLGRLSLPQPQNSRDQWLQDSFHITI, encoded by the exons ATGAAcggcctccagccaccccaggactgccTGGGGGGCAATGTCTGCTCCATCGAAGGGCTCCCCCCACTTCCCAAGGGCCTCAGCGGGATCCTCAACTCCAGTGGTGGCTCGTGGCGTGAGATTGAGAAAGTGTACAGCAAGAAGACACGGATCCAGGACGACCTGAGCAAGTCACGGGTGGCCTCTGAGAAGCTGCTGCGGAGCAAACCGGCCAACCTGGACTCGGCGCTGGCCATGCTGCGCAAGGAGATG GTGGGCCTGCGCCAGCTGGACATGTCCCTGCTGTGCCAGCTTTGGTCGCTGTACGAGTCGATCCAGGAGTACAAGGGGCTGTTCCAGGACATGTCGTCGTCCCTGCACTCCGAGGGCTCCTACGCTGCTGAGAACGGCTTCTCTGATGAGGACGATGAGTTTGAGGTGGAGCCACCGGGCCCCGACGTGCGCAAGGAGACCCCACTGCTGGGCCGGCTcagcctgcctcagccccagaACTCCCGTGACCAGTGGCTGCAGGACTCCTTCCACATCACCATCTGA